AGTCCTTCAATGAATTAGCTGCAGTCCAGGCACTGGTGTCATGCAATGTATTTTGAAAATGAAAGAACCACTGATCTTTCATTCTGACACTGGCTCCATGACACTCAGGTACATAGCAGGCAGTAGTTTATTGTATGACTTGTCTATTAAGTTATCATTGTAAATCCAGATCCATTCTGATTTGATCGTATAAAGGAATTTAGTTTTTAGCCCCCAACAGAGATCCACATGAATCCATTCCAATCCCTTATTTCTCAAGGAAGACCTTCTGCAGATGCTCATGTCTGAGCATGTTTCCTTTTTACGGCCTCTGATAGGAGAGTTTCGTAACAATAAACCTCTGGCCTTGTTGCTCAACAGAGCGCTTTGGCCCACTAAATCAGGGATGGTCAATTGTTGGCCACACCCCTTTCGTAGGCCCACGGACCAATAAAAAATACATCATAGTATATACACTACCATgaaaatgtttggggtcacttagaaatgtccttgttttttaaagaagaaaaaaaagtgtccattaaaataacaacaaattaatcagaaatacagtgtagacattttttatgttataaatgactattgtagctggaaacagcagatttttaatggaatatctacattggtgtacagaggctcattatcagaaaccatcactcctgtgtttcaatggcatgttgcgttagctaatccaagtttataattttaaaaggctaattgatcattagaaaatccttctgcaattatgttagcacagctgaaaactgttgttctgattaaagaagcaataaaacgggcctttagactagttgagtatctggagcttcagcatttgtgggtttgattacaggttcaaaatggccagaaacaaagaactgtcTTCTGAAAGTCGTCAGTCTAttcaaataaactcagcaaaaaaaaaagaaacgtccctttttcaagACCCTGTCAAAGACCAttcgtaaaaatcaaaataacttcgcagatcttcattgtaaagggtttaaacacggtttcccatgcttgttcaatgaaccataaacaattaatgaacatgcacctgtggaacggtcgttaagacactaacagcttgcaGACAGTTGGCAATTATGGTCACAGTTACGAAATCTTAGGACactcagagtcagtagaaaggcctctttaaaGACACAAAAAGAAacatgcccagggtccctgctcatctgtgtgaacgtgccttaggcatactgcaaggaggcatgaggactgcagatgtggcctggGCAATAAATTACTATGTCTGtattgtgagacgcctaagacagcgctacagggagacaggacggacagctgatcatcctcgcagtggcagaccacgtgtaacaacacctgcacaggatcggtacacccgaacatcacacttgcgggacaggtacaggatggcaacaacaactacccgagctacaccaggaacgtacaatccctccatcagtgctcagaccgtcagcaataggctgagagaggctggactgagggcttgtaggcctgttgtaaggcaggtcctcaccagacatcaccagcaacagcGTTGCCTATGGgtacaaacccaccatcgctggaccagacaggactggcaaaaagtgctcttcactgacgagtcgcggttttgtctcaccaggggtgatggtcggattcacgtttattgtcgaaggaaggAGCGTTGCACCAAGGCTTGTACTCTGGAGcaagatcgatttggaggtggagggtccgacatggtctggggcggtgtgtcacagcatcgtcgtactgagcttgtcattgcaggtaatctcaacgctgtgcgttacagggaacatcctcctccctcatgtggtacccttcctgcaggctcatcctgacatgaccctccagcatgacaatgccaccagtcatactgctcgttctgtgtgtgatttccggcaagacatgaatgtcagtgttctgccatgccCAGCgaggagcccggatctcaatcacatttagcatgtctgggacctgttggatcggagggtgagggctagggccattccccccagaaatgcccGGGAACTTGCTttgatggaagagtggggtaacatctcacagcaagaactgaagAACTTGGaaatatggtgcagtccatgaggaagaggtgcactgcagtacttaatgcagctggtggccacaccagatactgactgttactgttacgtctcagttgttgaatcttatgttcatacaaatatttacacatcttaggtttgctgaaaataaacgcagttgacagtgaggacgtttTTCTTTCTTCCTGAGTTTAGTacccgtaaaacaccagtctcaacagtgaagagacaactccgggatgctggccttctaggcaaagttcctctgtccagtgtctgtgttcttttgcccatcttaatcttttctttttattcgccagtctgagatatagctttttctttgcaactctgcctagaaggacagcatcccggagtcgcctcttcactgttgatgttgagactggtgtttgctAAAGTTAAGATATTGTTGTCACTAGCAAACTTTGGTAATAAGGATGTCTTCTGAGTGCCAGATACTGTGCCCACAAAGCAGGTGTAATTTCCTGCATCTTCTAGGGTGATACTGTATGTTTCATCCTGAGAGAGGTTATTTCCCTTTTCTTTCTTAGAAAGGTACAGGCTTGTTCTGTTGGTCTTGGCTGTGGTAGAAACGGTGGACAATCTCATCATCTAtcctccagtcagtcagggaaGCTGCAGTCCAGGACTACATCTCCAACATGGATGGCAAGCTTGGACAGACTGGGAACAGAGATCTGAAACCAGTGGagcctgctgaggggaggacggctcataatgactggaaaccatgtgtttgataccattccactaattccactCCGGGCATTACCACAATctcatcctccccaattaagataTCACCAACCTCCTGCAGTAAACGTATCTACAGACACAGTAACACAAACAGTTTTACAAACCACTCTGGATAGTGGTAAATTCAGCACACACTTAACGTTTGAGAAAGACTGTGGGTTTTAACTGGTAAACAACATATTATTTATTACCTAAACAGTAATATGGTAAATCATTGGCACTAGTGATGTGTTAACTCAACGAAATAACATAATACTGTATATCTCAAATTCAACTACAGCGACAGGGACACAGTCTTACATCAATGTAGTTAGTCCCCATTGATAGTAAAACCAGGAGTACCATAGAAGTGAGTCTTACCAGAGAAGGAAGTCTTACCAGAGAAGGAAGTCTTACCATAGAAGTGAGTCTTACCAGAGAAGGAAGTCTtaaatcagtggttcccaaactggtTTGCAGGATATTTTTTGTGCATTTTTACAATGTCATTATTATATAgtattattttttatattataTTTTTTGTCTCTAGAACCCATACTCAAATCTACATTCAGTAATGTTTTGAGGGTTTTATGAATACCTTTTCTATACTTATTCTATGGTCTGGGTATGTTTTTTCACCACTCAACCATTTATGCTGGGTCACGACTCAACAGACTTAAATTGGTGGGTCACGAAGCAAAACATTTGTGAACCACTGTCTTAAATAACTGGAGAGAAGCAAAAAATCCTTTGAGTGATTCATGATGTCCAGGTCATGACAGAGTTGACTTTATTCAACCAGCAATGCTACACAATAAAATAAGTCCTTCAGTGAATCAGAAGCAGTCCAGGCACTGGTATTTTACAGTTTATGCGGAGGAATGAATGACCTGATACTCCATGCACTTACTGTAACTCTTTGTCACTGACTCCGCCTCGCCCGGGCTTCCCTCTCGATGAGGTGAAAGCCTGTGACAGAAGCTAGAGTCCGCCAAATGACACACAACGTCAGTGACACAAGTTATTCTAGTATCTTCTATGACCTGCTTATTCATTTGTCATTGTAAATCAAGATCCACCCCAATTCATATCAAGGCATTTAGTTTTAAGCCCCAACAGAGATCCATCCACTCACATAAATTCAATCCCTTATTCCCTATGGATTCTCTCAGACATGCCCTCTAATAAGAGTTTATATAGCAGCTCAGCAACAATAATACAATAAACATCTGGTTTAAAAATAAACCTCGACAAAGGGAAACAGATTATTTTGTTACCCCTGTCAAGGTTTGACACAGTACCCAGGagacagacaaaacaaacattcaaacATAAACAATATATTATGTCAAATCTAAATAATAACAATATTAAAATATGCATTACATATACAGTCAATCTATTCAATAATTTGTCTAAATTATGACTGTCAACAGACTGTCAAAAGATGCATCTAAGATGGACACTGGAAAACCAGACGTGTGTGAATGTGAAGTTTCAACATCCTGATAAGATGGAAAAGGTACAAACCTGGGGGAAACCCGAGagcaggaagtgtgtgtgtgtgtgtgtgtgtctcacataAATGGATCTAACTGACTGATAAAATATTGACAGAACTTTTCTCAAAATGTTTCAGAAACAGGGTAGAAATAATGATATGGCTGAATTCATTCATTGTGAATAAATCAATTTATTCGGTTATATTGAAATAAGTGAAACTATACTTAATAAATGTTCATAATCTTTTATCATTGAAATCACTTTGAATAATATTTAGTACTTCCAAAGCAGATTTCAATTCAGTTGAGGAATATCCCAATTTCTGGACAATTTAGCAACATAAATGCAATGTATAATATAGCTCCTATCTGGTTGAAAGGAAGTGTATCTAAATCTGAGGGACAAGTAATTAAAAACAAGACAAATACCTATTTGTCCAAATACTCCTAGTGAAAGACTGAGGTTTGATTTACACAAAGGGTGAGCTTCCAGTACAAATCTATGAACATTCATATCAACAACAGAgaaaacagagtaacagagtaaatTGGGATTCTCAGCATGAATATGATTCTCATCCTCAGAACAAATGACATCATCCCGTTCTGATGACACCATTTTAGTTGCTAGGAGATAAGAAAATATGATGACATCAGAGGACTTCATAAAATATTGACATATATTGAAACgtagaacaaaagaaaaaaacatacatttttttctccCAAAATGCAATGGAAGATGTTTACAGGAAAAAGATATTAGGTAAATAATGTTTAATGCAAAAACATGAAGGATGAAATGGGAACTTAACACAATTGAATAGTGCATGATCTTATATGATATGAATATATAAAAATACAACATTCTGGTATATAATCCAGACAAGTGGATTATAAAACTTCTCATTGTTTTGTGTACCAAACGGCAGTAGCTGTAACATTCCATAGTTGACAGTAGAGGGCAACCTAGACTAGACCAGAATGCTGTCCATGGCTGTCTATTGTTAATCAGACCAGTAAGAAGTCCTTCTGGCAAAGAAAAATACTCTAAAATAGAAAAAATAGCATTAGAGAAATTAAAGACCAACACCATTTTCATATAAACTCAAAtgattgtttttgttgttgttgacagggcaACATTTAGCTATGTCCTGTTGCCTTGCCTTCAGAAGGCTCTGTAGTTCTCATCCACTCACCCCTTGATCCATCTCTCTCCCGCTTGCATATTGTGATTGACAGATGGTGTTTGACACATTGGGTCTTCTCAATTTACAGGTAAAAGTCCGTCTGTCTTTGTGAATGATTAGTCCTTGCCAAGTGGCAGTGTTGCTCATgtggatgatgatggtggtgacactTCAACACTAACTGCTGTCCCGTTTGGAGCCTCTGGAGCACCTTTGACAGGAGAGAAAGATAAGTCAGATCAGATCAACATGAATGGATAATAGCTGTAACAAAGGAGGCAAGTATGGTTGTGTCAGAATCACAGATCCCTTACCCTCAGTGTTGTCTGCTGGCTGTGCTTCCTGTCCCGCAGTTTGCACATACTCAGTCTCCACACTGGGCTCTGCATCTGTGACCTTAAGCCTGGGTTTCCTTGCCACAGGTGGCGGAACCTTGACTGCCACCTCCTTCTGTGTTTCTATGGACTTGGATGGATTGGACATAGATGAAAGCTCTGCCACCAGCTTCTTTGTGAGATTGGCCTGGGCCTCAGGGTTTGAGAGGGTTTCTATGACAACCTTCTTTGTGCTCTTGGCGAAGATGAAACTGGCGGTAGATGAGGGGAACTTGAGACTTGTTGGGGAAGTTGGGGAGTGCAGGCTGAGATGAGAGGGAGGCCCCTCTTTACTTCTGGCCTCTGTCCTCAAGCGAATGGCCTCCTGCATTCTCATGGTGACTGAGGCAGAAGGAGACTTACTTGTAGGAGAGGTGACAGTAGAGGACTTTGAGGGTAAATTAACTATGCTGGGCTGGAACTTggctgtggttgtggttgtggttgggaCTGAGGTTAGGGCTGCCTCTGGGACAGTGGCTGAGGTTAGGGCTGCCTCTGGGACAGTGGCTGAGGTTAGGGCTGCCTGCTCTGGGACAGTGGCTGAGGTTAGGGCTGCCTCCGGGACAGTGGCTGAGGTTAGGGCTGCCTCTGGGACAGTGGCTGTGGGAAGTTGTGAGACAACAGTAGTAGGTGGGGATGTGACAGTGGGAGGGGGAGCTGTCATGATCAGAGACCTTCGAATAGGCTTCTGTGGAGCCTCCCCGTTACTGGGTTGTTTGGCCCTCAAAGTGACCTCTGTATGGTTCTGTCCCTGACTCTGGTCCTTTTTCAGACCCTGGTCACCATTATTGACAGACCTCAGCTTGACCATCTGCAGAAGGGAGGGGGTGACCACAGGAGTAGGGGCCTCCTCTGGGGGAGTGGGAGAGCTCTTGCTGAGGGACATCTTCTCTTGGTTCTGGCACTCTGTGATCCCTGGACTGGGCTGCGGTATTCCCTGGGGTACAGATGAAACTTCCTGAGGTGCAGGTCGGGCAGGGTTTGGAGCACCCACTGTCCCCTCTGAAACAGGGGGCACAGGTTCTGTCATAATAACCCCCTCCTCACAACCACTGGGTGGTGGGGGAAGGGGGAGGTCAAGCTCATCGCCAAGGGTGGCCAAGTCCatgggaggtgggggaggaggccAGAAGGATTCCCCAGTGGGGTAGACTAGTGGGAGCTCTGGAGCGGGTGAAGAATCTGAGGGGACCCCAAGTATGGTCACTGGCGGGATCTGTttggaagagggaaggggaggataGTGTgctgggggaggagaaggagatggcGAGACGCGTGCTAGAGCAGGGCTAAGCATGGACAACGTGTCCATTTTAAGTTGAGATTCAGTCCTTTTCTCTGTAGCAGgagtctgtatttctgtatttactTTTCGTAGGCCCCTTCCTGGAGCTACTGAGGCGTTCACTGACTTTTCATTTACCAACCGACTTGCCTGGACCTTCTCTAGTTTACCTATCATCTGACTTACCTTGACCTTCTCTGGTTCAACCACCAACTGACTTCCTTGTACCCTCTCTTGTTCAACTTTCTGTGCCACTTCACTATTACTTTTCATACCTTCAGAAGGCTCTATTTGAGTCGGTCCTTTATCTCCCACTTCCATAACCACTGGACTCAACCCATCTTTTTCCTGGACCTTTGGACTCTCCTGACCGTTTCCTGACACAGATGTTAGTGCTGCTGGATTACTGGTCTGCTCTTTAGACAGAGGCTCAGTGACCCTATCTAGCACACCTCCTGCCTCCTGCTCTGGTGCAGACTCAGAAGCCTCTCTTGATGTGGAAGGAGACTGCCTCTGCTGTCGTCGATCCTTTGGGTTCTTTCGCACCACCATATCCGTGTTGTTGGGGGCCGGGGGACCTAGCAGCAGTTCAAAAGTGCGCTTGTTGTGTGCCCATACCtccgggggaggaggggagggggcacACACTTTGGGTGGGGGAGGGATGTTGAACAGCTCTCTGAGTGCCATGACTGAAGGTGAGGAAGTTACAGTGTCGACTGGAGGGGATGGACGAGGCGTCTTGCTGCTGTCAGAGGCCTGTGGCTgaataacaggtgatgaggatGGTGCCTTGGGGAAAATGCTTGCTAGTTTGGCCAGGATGCCCCTCTTGTTTCCTGGGGATGAGTTATGGGTCTGTTTGGAGGGGAGGGTGGGCATGCCACCCGTGCTGGGATAGCAGCTGGAGGGGGAAACAGTCTTCTTCAGGATGTTTTCCTGGGGGGTCTGTTTCTGGGGAGAGAAGCCTGTGGAGCCTGGCtgctcattcctctcctctcccctgactgCTTGCTGTCGGGTGTTAAAGGAGTTGGTGGTCACAGAGTCCGAGGACTCATCCAGAGAGCTGGTGTCTGCTGTGTATCCAGGGCTACTTTTGTTGCTGGAGGGCATGGGAGAAGAGCCGGTCTCCCCAGCACTGACAGCCTTAGCCTCCCCACCACGGACTGGGCTGCTTTGGGCAGGGGCAGCCACCCTGATGTCAGTCAGGTCTCGTGAGCGCCGCTTCATCTTGTCCTTGTGTAAGGAGTAGGAGCGGCTGGGTGGGGCCGGTGCCCTCTTGGACTTCATCACAGATAGGCTTCGGATGAAGGGCCCCTCCTGTTTGCCATCATCCCCTCTGGCTTTCCCCTTCCCTTTGATGGTTGAGGTCCTGGAGGCCTTACTGACAGAGGAGTGGATACTCTCTCTGTCCAGGGCCATCTCCCTGGATGAGCCCTCCCCATCCCCCCCCTGTCTGGTGGTGCTGTTggaggagacagtggaggagtcagacacCAGGGTCTCAGAGGACTCTGAGTGGCTCCATCCAGAGCTGTCAGAGAAGTGTGGTGGGTTGTATCGGGAGGCAGAGGACATGGCGGAGGCGCGGGAGGAGGCTCTGGAGGAGGCAGGGCTGGCCAGCAGCAGTCTGCTCTTACTGACGGTACGGACACTGCTCCGGCTGCGGTTATGGCTAATCTCCACCACGTCGATGGAGGGTGGCAGCACGGCATTGGGGATGATCTTAGACATGTAGGTGGCCTGGGGGGACATGGACATGACAGGGCTGGGGGGATGGTGCGGCAGGCCGGACACCGTGGTCATCCAGGGGACGGCCAGGGAATTGGGCCTCTTCAGGCCGCACAGCTGGGGGCCCATGCGCTGAAGGAGAGCCAGGTCATCTGTGTGACCGGCCCGGGAGGGGAACTTCTGAACCTGGTCCTCACTAACGGGCTGCAGGCCTTCTACAGACTGGAGATATATCCTCACACCCTCCTGGGAATCAGCTAGGTGAAGCCCATCAATGGTGTGGATGTCCAGGCTCTCACAGTTATGGAGCCCGTCCTCGTCTATAACCCGACGAGCTGCCCATGATGCTCTATCCAGCCCTTTAGTGAGGAACAACAGGACAAATCAGAATAAACAGCTACACAAGCGAATACAAGCACAGAAGCTTTTATTGAAGGTGAAATTATCCACAGGTATCTTCACAATGGTCTATATTAACATTTCAATTAATTTAGAGCATAAATAATGAGTAGCGTACCCAGTTCCCTCTGGATGTGTTGTGGTATCCCCATAACTGTGGTTCTCCTGTGTCTCCTCCTGGCCTTGGTCTTCTCTGGCTTCTTATCTGACTTCAGGGGCCTGAAGGTTGATGCTGGTGGAACGAGACAAAAAGCAGGAGAAATATTAGGTCAAAATCAACAAAAACCAACAACAGCCgctttcactccagtgtttaCTCTAAAACACATTGAAGACAAAGAAAATGAAACTAGTTGAAAAAGGTTTTATAGTGGTTCCAGTATGAATTGTTTTCTGGTTATGATCATGTCATGTTACCTTGGCGGGTCAGTCCTGACCGTGAGGACCGTGTGGAGACAGCGGAGCGCGTTGAGACCTGGGACATGGTGTCTAGTATAGTGCTGTCTGACAAagagcctctcctctctctgtaactGTCACTCTCAGTCTCGTCAGGCTGCCGGGTCACTGTTGACTGTAGAAATCACAGAAAATTCCAAAGTAAATTATTAGTATACACTTCATTAAAGCAGCTGTGAATGGTGTGAATTTGTGATGGGAAAATGTTTAGTGATTTGATGTAGCACCGTGGATGAAATGTAGAATGGGAAACTTACAGCGATGCTTTGGTCATCCTGGTAATCCACCCCATTATTTGTTTCTGAAATAAAGGTCAAAATATTTCAAATACAGTACCACACAGTACTTCACTTAAAGCATTAATCTTATCAGGGGTAGGTGTTGGATTAAGTGTGAGTATTTGGAGGGTTTTGGAGGGGGCTTTAGTACCTTCTTGCTGCTGAAGTTTGAGTCCCTCCTGGGCCTCAGTGTGCAGGTCCTCCAGGTACTTGGGCCGGCTGCCCTCGATGAACACATTCTCCTGGACGTGTGAAGGGACGTGAGTCCCCTCATCCTCCTGCTTTGGGACTGCTGGGAGGAGAAATAGATAGAATGTGAGTGGATATataatacaaaataaagaaaTGTGTAAACAAATGAACAATACATTTGACAAAACTACATTGCACCAAGATAAATTAACCACAAATCCCAGCAGGCTTCATTGACATAACCAGCCAGTATATTCCCCAAACAGTCCTACTCTCATATAATCCAGAGTAGCAGTGTCATAGGGTTATCATGAGGACAGTAGCAGGATAGTGCCCCTTGAGGACAGCAGTCCtgaacagatctaggatcagtgaGGTGATAACCAGTTAAGTAATGCTGAGAGTGCGGAGCAGCCGTGGCCATGTGGTAAGCCTGCAATCTTTAGTTAATCAAAGCTGCTTTATATTTAGCCATGTTCTGTACATGTTCTGTGGGGCTAGGAAGACCATGCTGGAATTAGTCCTGTGGACCATGTGCTCTGAGCGATCCCTGCTATAAAGCACCATCTCTGGCCGTTCACCCTGGAAATACACCCTCTTTGACCACTTTTAATTTTATCCTCCTGACAATAGCAAGTTCACACAAACTGTAAATTCAGTCAGAATGATTGATGAATTACATGTTTTTCAGACAGTTACAGTCGCCCAGTTAAGTAAATACAACCTCTCAGTGACAGAGTCACCAACATACATTTAGTCAACATTTTAACATCATAAGGCGAGATAGTTTAGAATGGCTCTTCAGGGCTTACCAAGCCTCTGTATCACACCAATAGCAAATAGTTTGACACATTTTATGACAACAGGTATTCACTAATGAATTCACTCTAACTCATATCAATTGAACCAGTTAACCCTGCCCGTATCTCCTAGAGAAGGAACATTCGCTTGACCATAAAACTTCAACTTCAATAATTCAAGGTATGTATGATAAATGAAAACCCTGTCTGATAATGTCCAGGACTCAACCCATGTACTTAGCCTATACACTGTAACTCACCTTTCCTCTTGAAAAGCAAAGGCACTGGCAGACAAACATTCTGAGTCAAAAGCACCACCATGGCTACTGAGACACCATGGTAATATAACCCCCCTTAAATTTAGAAAAACAGATCTTATCCTTAGAAAAATGACAGGAATTCAAAAACACTATCCCAGTGAGTAGAACTAAAAATGCAGGGTAGATCAACATTCATTACAGACAAAATAATTCAGTGAACCGGGTAGAAAAGATCTTGCTtgatgttgttgttattattccCCAATTCTAGTGGTTACACTTCCATCACTAGACAATGAGAGCTCAGACACTAATCCCAGCAGCCTAATTCTGCCCATCCCTCACGCAAACACCCCCCTCCTCATACCCCAGGCAACTGATCCCATTGCTCCTTGTTTGTGAACATGCTGACCCTGGATTGGTCAGAACGTGATTATGACACCGACCATGCTGGgatcagacacacacaaagggaaAGAGGAAAAGTGGTTAGACAGTTGAAGCTCTTATCTGCTTGAAGCAGCCACTTATCATATTGACTAGCTACTGTGCCATTTCTGAAAACTACTCTGGTCTaactgacagaggagatgaggagatctAGTAATCCTAGGAGAACGAGTTCCTTTTGAAGTCTGAACCACAAGGTGGAGTAAAGGAGCTAGAAACTATGAAGGTTTTAGTTATCAAACAAGATCAATCCTGTTGGGAGAGAATACACAATAGAATAAATGTTACACAGTGAAATCATGTACCTAACTACTTCTATCTATCAACACGGTCAATGGGATCTAACTGGACTGAAGTAATAAACTGAATACATAATTCCCTGCAATTTACTGCTGGCAAGAATTATGTGGAGAGGCTAATATCTCTTACTACTTTACATCCCTTTAGCAAATCTGCAACTGACGCTCCTTACTTCCCATGGGGCATGTCTGAAGATGTGTACTACTGTAATGTACAAACTTCATCTCAACCTGGGAAAATTGTCTATTTACCTCCTTGTGCAGTGAGCAAACATGACA
This genomic stretch from Oncorhynchus keta strain PuntledgeMale-10-30-2019 chromosome 29, Oket_V2, whole genome shotgun sequence harbors:
- the LOC118362407 gene encoding uncharacterized protein KIAA1522 homolog, whose protein sequence is MSGRESVGDLIPQDVAEVFAHERQTKGGRRKKRGGSLGRAFSWFKGKKKKEVNANGQIQDFHSVGPKTGKISPQGHSHAVPKQEDEGTHVPSHVQENVFIEGSRPKYLEDLHTEAQEGLKLQQQEETNNGVDYQDDQSIASTVTRQPDETESDSYRERRGSLSDSTILDTMSQVSTRSAVSTRSSRSGLTRQASTFRPLKSDKKPEKTKARRRHRRTTVMGIPQHIQRELGLDRASWAARRVIDEDGLHNCESLDIHTIDGLHLADSQEGVRIYLQSVEGLQPVSEDQVQKFPSRAGHTDDLALLQRMGPQLCGLKRPNSLAVPWMTTVSGLPHHPPSPVMSMSPQATYMSKIIPNAVLPPSIDVVEISHNRSRSSVRTVSKSRLLLASPASSRASSRASAMSSASRYNPPHFSDSSGWSHSESSETLVSDSSTVSSNSTTRQGGDGEGSSREMALDRESIHSSVSKASRTSTIKGKGKARGDDGKQEGPFIRSLSVMKSKRAPAPPSRSYSLHKDKMKRRSRDLTDIRVAAPAQSSPVRGGEAKAVSAGETGSSPMPSSNKSSPGYTADTSSLDESSDSVTTNSFNTRQQAVRGEERNEQPGSTGFSPQKQTPQENILKKTVSPSSCYPSTGGMPTLPSKQTHNSSPGNKRGILAKLASIFPKAPSSSPVIQPQASDSSKTPRPSPPVDTVTSSPSVMALRELFNIPPPPKVCAPSPPPPEVWAHNKRTFELLLGPPAPNNTDMVVRKNPKDRRQQRQSPSTSREASESAPEQEAGGVLDRVTEPLSKEQTSNPAALTSVSGNGQESPKVQEKDGLSPVVMEVGDKGPTQIEPSEGMKSNSEVAQKVEQERVQGSQLVVEPEKVKVSQMIGKLEKVQASRLVNEKSVNASVAPGRGLRKVNTEIQTPATEKRTESQLKMDTLSMLSPALARVSPSPSPPPAHYPPLPSSKQIPPVTILGVPSDSSPAPELPLVYPTGESFWPPPPPPMDLATLGDELDLPLPPPPSGCEEGVIMTEPVPPVSEGTVGAPNPARPAPQEVSSVPQGIPQPSPGITECQNQEKMSLSKSSPTPPEEAPTPVVTPSLLQMVKLRSVNNGDQGLKKDQSQGQNHTEVTLRAKQPSNGEAPQKPIRRSLIMTAPPPTVTSPPTTVVSQLPTATVPEAALTSATVPEAALTSATVPEQAALTSATVPEAALTSATVPEAALTSVPTTTTTTAKFQPSIVNLPSKSSTVTSPTSKSPSASVTMRMQEAIRLRTEARSKEGPPSHLSLHSPTSPTSLKFPSSTASFIFAKSTKKVVIETLSNPEAQANLTKKLVAELSSMSNPSKSIETQKEVAVKVPPPVARKPRLKVTDAEPSVETEYVQTAGQEAQPADNTEGAPEAPNGTAVSVEVSPPSSST